Proteins encoded by one window of Bacteroidota bacterium:
- a CDS encoding cytochrome c produces MSRKIKNKITKASLLIVLGIAIYSCSTPIRQKNEEASGTASTENAAPAEVSTESKDAKGIGKFTKVELSPTLDVKMATIGKEVYDVKCASCHRLNDEKLVGPGWKDVTQRRTAEWVMNFSTNPDEMLDKDAIAKGMLEECLVRMPNQSLTDDDARSVYEYMRENDGVK; encoded by the coding sequence ATGTCCCGCAAAATCAAAAACAAAATCACTAAGGCCAGTTTGCTTATTGTACTTGGTATTGCCATTTACAGTTGTTCTACACCAATAAGGCAAAAAAATGAAGAGGCATCCGGTACAGCATCAACAGAGAATGCCGCCCCGGCTGAGGTTTCGACCGAATCAAAAGATGCTAAGGGCATTGGTAAGTTTACCAAAGTTGAGTTGTCGCCAACACTTGATGTTAAGATGGCTACTATAGGAAAAGAAGTATATGATGTAAAATGCGCATCGTGCCATAGGCTTAACGATGAAAAGTTGGTAGGCCCCGGATGGAAAGATGTTACCCAACGAAGAACAGCCGAATGGGTAATGAACTTTAGCACTAATCCTGATGAGATGCTCGATAAAGATGCGATAGCCAAAGGCATGCTTGAAGAGTGCTTGGTGCGTATGCCTAATCAGAGCTTAACAGATGATGATGCTCGTAGCGTTTATGAATATATGCGAGAAAATGATGGCGTTAAGTAA
- the nosD gene encoding nitrous oxide reductase family maturation protein NosD, whose amino-acid sequence MKLLLAVFASCLCHIACARVLVVGKDFSYTSIIKAVSAAQSKDTILVKKGIYKEGNIVITKRITLIGEEAILDGEKKFEILTVSANGVRIKGFTFRNSGASTMNDFASIKVIDALGFIIENNTILNSYFAIHISNSNTFIIRQNIIKGVPGDEQNTGNGIHLWKCEKANITGNDIQGHRDGIYFEFVKNSHIIKNSSQRNIRYGLHFMFSNDDVYSNNYFSDNGAGVAVMFSRNITMSHNDFVKNIGASAYGLLLKEISDGTIYKNNFSGNTIGMFVEGANRLVIKENKFIRNGYAMRMQASCNENVVERNNFVANTFDVATNGSLMLNTLKENFWDKYEGYDLNKDGKGDIPYRPVSVYALIIENAPVASIFMRSFMTTILDKTEKAIPVLIPENFKDDTPLMKPNPL is encoded by the coding sequence GTGAAACTACTGCTTGCTGTTTTTGCTTCCTGCCTATGCCACATAGCCTGTGCACGGGTGCTTGTTGTGGGAAAAGATTTTTCTTATACTTCCATTATCAAAGCAGTAAGCGCTGCTCAAAGCAAAGATACCATACTTGTAAAAAAAGGAATTTATAAGGAAGGCAATATTGTCATTACCAAACGCATAACGCTTATTGGAGAAGAGGCCATACTTGATGGAGAAAAAAAATTCGAAATTCTTACAGTATCGGCAAATGGAGTGCGCATAAAGGGTTTTACTTTTCGCAACTCGGGCGCATCTACCATGAATGATTTTGCTTCAATCAAGGTGATAGATGCGTTGGGATTTATAATCGAAAACAACACCATTCTTAACTCCTACTTTGCTATTCACATTTCTAATTCAAATACATTTATCATTAGACAAAATATTATTAAAGGGGTTCCGGGCGATGAGCAAAATACTGGTAACGGTATTCATTTGTGGAAGTGTGAAAAGGCCAACATTACCGGTAATGATATACAAGGGCATCGAGATGGAATCTATTTTGAGTTTGTAAAAAATTCGCACATCATTAAAAATAGTAGTCAACGAAATATACGTTATGGTCTGCATTTTATGTTCAGTAATGATGATGTGTACAGCAATAATTATTTCTCGGATAATGGTGCGGGGGTAGCAGTTATGTTTTCACGCAACATAACCATGTCGCACAATGATTTTGTAAAAAATATTGGCGCCTCAGCTTACGGATTGCTGCTAAAAGAAATTTCTGATGGAACTATTTATAAAAATAATTTTTCGGGTAACACCATTGGTATGTTTGTGGAAGGTGCCAACAGGCTCGTGATTAAAGAAAACAAGTTTATAAGAAATGGCTATGCCATGCGCATGCAGGCAAGCTGCAACGAGAATGTTGTTGAACGAAATAATTTTGTTGCAAATACTTTTGATGTAGCCACCAATGGTTCGCTTATGCTTAATACACTGAAAGAAAACTTTTGGGATAAATACGAAGGGTATGATTTGAATAAAGATGGTAAAGGAGATATCCCCTACAGACCGGTAAGTGTATATGCACTAATAATTGAAAATGCCCCGGTAGCATCTATCTTTATGCGTAGCTTTATGACCACTATTTTGGATAAAACCGAAAAAGCTATTCCGGTTTTAATTCCTGAAAATTTTAAAGACGATACACCATTAATGAAACCCAATCCTTTATGA
- a CDS encoding nitrous oxide reductase accessory protein NosL: MNKSNLFLILIALILGSCNTKPVPLVAGKDVCMFCKMPIADIKFGAEVITEKGRIYTYDDINCMINWMNEADNKSIQLSRKLVVDYLDSKNLIDAENASYALSEKIRSPMNSRVACFKNSEDLKRTFPNETSVLTWSDVIKTIE; this comes from the coding sequence ATGAATAAGTCCAATTTGTTTTTAATACTGATCGCATTAATATTAGGGTCGTGCAATACGAAACCTGTACCATTGGTAGCAGGTAAGGATGTATGTATGTTTTGTAAAATGCCCATTGCCGATATTAAATTCGGAGCGGAAGTAATAACCGAAAAAGGTCGCATCTATACCTATGATGATATCAATTGTATGATTAATTGGATGAATGAAGCTGATAACAAATCGATTCAGCTAAGCCGCAAACTTGTAGTTGACTATCTTGATAGCAAAAATCTGATTGATGCAGAAAATGCCAGCTATGCCCTAAGCGAAAAAATTCGCTCGCCTATGAATAGTAGGGTTGCCTGTTTTAAAAATAGCGAAGACCTCAAGCGCACATTTCCAAACGAAACATCTGTACTAACGTGGAGCGATGTTATAAAGACCATTGAGTAA
- a CDS encoding ABC transporter permease, whose amino-acid sequence MLKIIKYVLVDILRSRVALAYTLLLLIVSISMLSFDENTSKGILSLLNITLILVPLMSLVYSTIYMYNSSEFIELLLSQPIERKKLFTSLYLGITFALLIAFVAGVAVPVIISDPSATTVVFSLAGMILTAIFVSFAMLATVYTRDKTKGIGAAIILWLYFTLMYDAILLLLMLQVSDYPIEKALIVFCSINPIDMTRVVILMQLDIAALMGVTGALFVDFFGSTYGMIISFVILICWVIVPMIIAKRKFNSKDL is encoded by the coding sequence ATGTTAAAGATAATTAAATATGTATTGGTAGATATTTTGCGTAGCAGGGTTGCGCTGGCCTATACGCTGCTGTTGCTTATTGTAAGCATCAGCATGTTGAGTTTTGATGAGAATACCTCGAAAGGAATATTAAGCCTGCTTAATATTACCCTTATCCTGGTGCCTTTAATGAGCTTAGTATATAGCACTATTTACATGTACAACTCCTCAGAATTTATTGAACTCTTGCTTAGCCAACCCATTGAACGCAAAAAACTTTTTACCAGCTTATATCTGGGAATTACCTTCGCTTTATTAATTGCTTTTGTGGCAGGTGTTGCTGTTCCTGTTATTATTTCTGATCCTTCGGCTACAACCGTTGTGTTTTCATTAGCAGGTATGATACTCACAGCAATATTTGTTTCGTTTGCTATGCTTGCTACTGTTTATACGCGCGATAAAACCAAAGGCATTGGTGCTGCAATTATACTATGGCTATACTTCACCCTGATGTATGATGCTATATTGTTGTTGCTTATGTTGCAGGTTAGTGATTATCCTATTGAAAAAGCGTTGATTGTTTTTTGCTCAATCAATCCCATTGATATGACCCGGGTAGTTATTCTGATGCAACTAGATATTGCTGCACTAATGGGTGTAACGGGAGCGTTGTTCGTTGACTTTTTTGGCAGCACCTATGGAATGATTATTTCGTTTGTCATTTTAATATGCTGGGTAATAGTTCCTATGATTATTGCCAAGCGCAAATTCAATAGCAAAGATTTGTAG
- a CDS encoding ABC transporter ATP-binding protein: protein MIEAKNICKTFGKLKVLDDVSITLQSHDAVAIIGPNASGKTTFIKSLLGLVKPERGTIHINNQSILHSWQYRSQIGYMPQIGRYPENMTIQQVVEMIMDLRQCNASNIDNDLVNAYNLKEIYNKRTGTLSGGTRQKLSACICFLFSPSIIILDEPTAGLDPVSSEILKEKIIHEKNKGKLIMITSHLLSELDDLVGGIVYFKDGKIVFHKTLLEIMSATGEEKVAKALTSYIRQN, encoded by the coding sequence ATGATAGAAGCAAAGAATATTTGTAAAACATTTGGGAAACTTAAAGTACTTGATGATGTTTCGATTACCTTACAATCGCATGATGCGGTAGCTATTATAGGTCCTAATGCTTCAGGTAAAACAACCTTTATAAAATCGTTGCTAGGCCTGGTAAAGCCTGAGCGTGGCACCATTCATATTAACAACCAAAGCATTCTGCACTCGTGGCAATACCGCAGCCAAATAGGCTACATGCCGCAAATTGGACGCTACCCCGAAAACATGACCATACAGCAAGTCGTTGAAATGATTATGGATTTGAGGCAATGCAATGCAAGCAACATTGACAACGATTTGGTTAATGCGTATAATCTTAAAGAGATTTATAATAAGCGCACCGGAACCCTTTCGGGAGGTACGCGCCAAAAATTAAGTGCGTGTATATGCTTTTTATTTTCTCCATCTATTATCATTTTAGATGAACCTACTGCAGGCCTCGACCCGGTATCATCTGAAATCCTGAAAGAGAAAATTATTCACGAAAAAAATAAAGGCAAGTTAATCATGATTACCTCGCACCTGTTGAGTGAACTGGATGATTTGGTTGGAGGAATTGTTTATTTTAAAGATGGGAAAATAGTTTTCCATAAAACGCTACTCGAAATTATGAGTGCTACTGGTGAAGAAAAAGTTGCAAAGGCTCTAACATCTTACATACGGCAGAATTAA
- a CDS encoding Rrf2 family transcriptional regulator, whose amino-acid sequence MVFLINESNSAKQLPVSVIARAVKSPAAYTSKILQKLNHAKLILSTKGHLGGYYILDERKNEIFLRDVIKVIDGEQIFSVCVLGFPKCSDSKPCALHHTFKHLRDDLRNKIAVTKIIDLMLENP is encoded by the coding sequence ATGGTCTTTCTTATTAATGAAAGCAATAGTGCTAAGCAGTTGCCGGTAAGTGTTATTGCAAGGGCGGTAAAATCGCCTGCTGCTTATACTTCTAAAATATTACAGAAACTGAACCATGCCAAATTAATTTTGAGTACCAAAGGGCACTTAGGTGGTTACTACATATTGGATGAGCGTAAGAATGAAATATTCCTTCGCGATGTAATTAAAGTAATTGATGGTGAACAGATATTCAGTGTTTGTGTGCTGGGATTTCCGAAATGCTCCGATTCAAAACCTTGTGCATTGCATCATACATTTAAACACCTGCGCGATGATTTGAGAAACAAAATTGCTGTTACAAAAATTATTGATCTTATGTTAGAGAATCCTTAA
- a CDS encoding TonB-dependent receptor, with protein MKNTIATLLILLSLTTYAQLSITDTTKSKAIEPITIVGDKARSMPGSGEYIKTQKLEKLNQTNINNVLRIIPGVNIRDEEGFGLRPNIGLRGTPVNRSAKITVMEDGILIAPAPYADPSAYYFPTFARMQGVEVLKGSSQIKYGPYTIGGALNLISTAIPETFRGHAQVSHGSFGTNQQRVWIGDSHKNFDYVFEINRLASNGFKEIDNGGNTGFDRRDFMGKLRWHTASNAKTPQLVTLKFINSNEAGNETYLGLTYQDYRANPLRRYAATQKDKLDLNHSHVSIMHTILPCRGMTISTSAYYANTFRDWARVNSVEGQGLNNIVSDPNAYQTAYMVMTGNANGNIEFQSAARTYFSQGVQTNAQYLINKKNVTHKLQLGARYHIDNADRYATRSTYAMNNGTMILTSAGIRGNAENQIRKAQSVASYFNYDFYYRGLRVSPGVRHERINFAFDNYGNNDYARLGTTLKSATNTMNILLPGVGVNYDINKRMNVFGGAHKGFSPPGMPSVTTNTEQAKVETSINYELGYRFENKGLNAQVVGFYNDYDNILGSDNVSGGGAGTGNMFNAGKAIIEGMEVNLTYNVLLKKKAASELRLPICIAYTYTDAKFGETYKNAGGDWGAGTITKGDLIPFITPQLLTASVGIDHHKFNVTLIGRYTGTTRIKPGQSEEIIPGEFIKYNEVTAIAEFLIIDVSANFTLSEYFSAFTTVNNITNSNAIVANLPQGYRPNIPLSYILGLKANF; from the coding sequence ATGAAAAATACAATAGCAACACTGCTGATATTACTAAGTCTTACCACGTATGCTCAATTATCGATAACAGATACCACCAAAAGCAAAGCCATAGAACCTATTACTATTGTTGGCGACAAAGCTCGCTCCATGCCGGGATCAGGAGAATATATCAAAACGCAGAAGCTTGAAAAACTAAATCAAACCAACATAAATAATGTATTGCGCATAATACCCGGAGTAAACATCAGGGATGAAGAAGGATTTGGCCTAAGGCCAAATATTGGATTACGAGGTACCCCTGTTAATCGTAGTGCCAAGATTACAGTAATGGAAGATGGCATACTGATAGCACCGGCCCCATACGCTGACCCATCAGCCTATTACTTCCCAACCTTTGCGCGCATGCAAGGAGTAGAGGTATTAAAAGGAAGTAGTCAAATTAAGTATGGCCCATACACTATTGGAGGGGCGCTGAATTTAATTTCGACTGCAATACCTGAAACATTTAGAGGACATGCACAGGTATCGCATGGAAGTTTTGGCACCAATCAACAGCGAGTATGGATTGGCGACAGTCACAAAAATTTTGATTATGTATTTGAAATAAACAGGCTGGCAAGCAACGGATTTAAAGAAATTGATAACGGAGGCAACACGGGATTTGACAGACGCGACTTTATGGGAAAGTTACGCTGGCACACCGCAAGTAATGCCAAAACACCTCAATTAGTAACGCTTAAATTTATCAACTCAAACGAAGCCGGTAATGAAACCTATTTAGGACTAACCTACCAGGATTATCGGGCTAACCCCTTACGAAGATATGCAGCCACACAAAAAGATAAACTTGATTTAAACCATAGTCATGTTTCGATTATGCATACCATTTTACCATGCCGTGGAATGACCATAAGCACCTCCGCATATTATGCTAATACCTTCAGAGACTGGGCAAGAGTAAACTCAGTAGAAGGACAAGGGTTAAATAACATAGTAAGCGATCCGAATGCATATCAAACTGCATACATGGTTATGACCGGCAATGCAAATGGAAACATAGAATTCCAAAGTGCTGCACGAACTTATTTTTCGCAAGGGGTGCAAACCAATGCGCAGTACCTTATCAACAAGAAAAACGTAACACACAAATTGCAGTTGGGGGCACGCTACCATATAGATAATGCCGACCGATATGCAACACGTTCCACCTATGCCATGAATAATGGAACTATGATTTTAACATCAGCAGGTATAAGAGGAAATGCCGAAAATCAAATTCGCAAGGCGCAAAGCGTAGCATCCTATTTTAACTATGATTTTTACTATAGAGGTTTGCGTGTTAGCCCGGGTGTGAGGCATGAGCGTATCAATTTTGCATTTGATAATTATGGTAATAACGATTATGCACGCCTGGGCACCACTTTAAAATCGGCAACTAATACCATGAATATTCTCTTACCCGGTGTTGGTGTTAATTATGATATCAATAAGCGGATGAATGTTTTTGGAGGAGCGCATAAAGGATTTTCGCCACCAGGTATGCCTTCGGTAACAACAAATACCGAACAGGCAAAAGTTGAAACCTCTATAAATTACGAACTTGGCTACCGCTTTGAAAATAAAGGACTGAATGCACAGGTAGTAGGATTTTACAACGACTACGATAATATACTTGGTTCAGATAATGTATCGGGTGGAGGTGCCGGTACGGGCAATATGTTTAATGCAGGTAAGGCAATTATTGAAGGCATGGAGGTTAACTTAACTTATAATGTGTTGCTAAAGAAAAAAGCAGCTTCTGAACTTAGACTACCTATTTGTATTGCATATACGTATACAGATGCAAAGTTTGGCGAGACGTATAAGAATGCCGGTGGCGACTGGGGTGCAGGTACTATCACCAAAGGAGACCTCATACCGTTTATCACTCCGCAATTACTAACTGCATCGGTGGGCATTGATCACCATAAATTTAATGTTACCCTAATTGGGCGCTATACAGGAACTACACGAATTAAACCGGGACAAAGCGAAGAAATTATTCCGGGGGAATTCATAAAATATAATGAGGTAACTGCAATTGCTGAATTTTTAATAATTGATGTGTCTGCCAATTTCACGTTGAGCGAATATTTTTCAGCATTTACAACAGTAAATAATATAACAAACAGTAATGCTATTGTTGCCAATTTACCTCAAGGCTACCGACCCAATATTCCTCTTAGTTATATACTGGGATTGAAAGCTAATTTCTAA
- a CDS encoding fasciclin domain-containing protein: MKSIKVIVIATLLGGFISCNEQAADSTSSAPAAESQATTAGGQEAVVDDVSQKDIVKIAVGSKDHTTLVAALQQAEYVNDLSNAGPFTVFAPTNEAFAKIPKETLDNLMKPENKSQLQNILEYHVSVGVFKTEMMQDGQTINQANLNDITLSVKDGKVMVNNSANIIASVPASNGIIHVIDAVLLPPAAK, encoded by the coding sequence ATGAAATCAATAAAAGTAATAGTAATTGCCACATTACTTGGTGGCTTTATATCCTGTAATGAGCAAGCAGCAGATTCCACATCATCGGCTCCTGCTGCCGAAAGTCAAGCAACCACAGCCGGAGGGCAGGAAGCTGTAGTTGATGATGTATCACAAAAAGATATCGTAAAAATTGCTGTAGGCTCCAAAGATCATACTACCCTGGTTGCTGCTTTGCAGCAAGCGGAATATGTAAATGACCTGAGTAACGCAGGGCCATTTACCGTTTTTGCTCCAACCAATGAAGCTTTTGCCAAGATACCTAAGGAGACACTTGATAACCTTATGAAACCAGAGAATAAATCGCAGCTGCAAAATATTCTTGAATACCATGTTTCGGTTGGTGTGTTTAAAACAGAAATGATGCAGGATGGACAAACCATTAATCAGGCAAACCTAAACGACATCACCCTATCAGTAAAAGACGGTAAGGTAATGGTGAATAATTCTGCAAACATCATTGCTTCGGTACCTGCATCCAACGGCATCATTCATGTTATCGATGCTGTTTTGTTACCTCCTGCCGCAAAGTAA
- the nosZ gene encoding Sec-dependent nitrous-oxide reductase yields MIKSKLMMSAIVLLMASIYLPSCKPKNVSSATSGDAAIKSFVAPGKYDEFYNFVSGGFSGQMTVYGIPSGRLFRAIPVFSVDPEKGYGYTEETKPMLNTSHGFVPWDDLHHPALSTTDGIHDGKWAFGNANNTPRVARIDLKTFRTVEIIEIPNSGGNHSSPFITENTEYVVAGTRFSVPMDNNRDVAIDTYKENFRGTVSFINVDKESGRMGIAFQILLPGVNFDLARAGKGKSHGWFFFSCYNSERANTLLEVNSTQKDKDFVMAVNWKKAEEYVKSGKGVKKDVSYAHNVYDEKTHSATSTMEKEVIMLDPKDCPDMVYFMPCPKSPHGCDTDPTGEYIVGSGKLAAIIPVFSFTKIQAAIAAKNFDGDYEGIPVLKYDAVLHGEVKKPGLGPLHTEFDADGNAYTSFFVSSEVVKWKLSDLSVVDRVPTYYSVGHLCVPGGPTKKPWGKYMIAYNKITKDRYLPTGPELAQSAQLYDISGEKMKLILDFPTIGEPHYAEAIPAELLSKNSTKIYRIEENAHPYVAKGEKEAKVERKGNEVHVYMTSIRSHFVPDNIEGVKMGDVVYFHVTNLEQDWDVPHGFAVKGANNAELLIMPGETQTLAWRPDRIGVFPMYCTDFCSALHQEMQGYIRVSPAGANIPLTFSTGKKAAPAPEAAK; encoded by the coding sequence ATGATTAAATCAAAATTAATGATGTCGGCAATAGTCTTGTTGATGGCATCAATTTATTTGCCTTCGTGCAAACCAAAAAATGTATCGTCTGCAACATCGGGCGATGCAGCTATAAAGTCGTTTGTTGCCCCCGGCAAATACGATGAGTTTTACAATTTTGTTTCTGGCGGTTTCAGCGGACAAATGACCGTGTATGGGATACCATCGGGACGCTTGTTCAGAGCCATTCCTGTATTTTCTGTTGACCCCGAAAAAGGGTATGGTTATACCGAAGAAACCAAGCCCATGTTAAATACCTCGCATGGTTTTGTGCCTTGGGACGATTTGCATCACCCGGCACTTTCTACTACCGATGGTATACATGATGGCAAATGGGCATTTGGCAATGCCAACAATACACCACGTGTAGCGCGCATAGATTTAAAAACGTTTCGCACAGTTGAGATTATCGAAATACCTAATAGCGGAGGAAATCACTCTTCGCCATTTATTACCGAAAACACAGAGTATGTGGTTGCAGGCACCCGTTTTAGCGTTCCTATGGATAATAACAGAGATGTAGCAATAGATACGTATAAAGAAAACTTCAGAGGTACCGTTAGTTTCATAAATGTAGATAAGGAAAGTGGACGCATGGGTATTGCCTTTCAAATTCTTTTACCCGGTGTAAATTTCGATTTAGCTCGTGCGGGTAAAGGAAAATCGCATGGCTGGTTCTTCTTTAGTTGTTACAATTCAGAAAGGGCTAATACCTTACTTGAGGTTAACTCTACACAAAAAGACAAAGACTTTGTAATGGCTGTAAACTGGAAAAAAGCAGAGGAATATGTAAAATCTGGTAAAGGAGTAAAGAAAGATGTATCCTATGCTCATAATGTGTATGATGAAAAAACACATTCTGCAACATCTACTATGGAGAAGGAAGTAATTATGCTTGACCCCAAAGATTGCCCTGATATGGTTTACTTTATGCCATGTCCAAAATCGCCACATGGATGCGATACTGACCCAACAGGTGAATACATAGTTGGAAGCGGAAAACTTGCCGCCATAATTCCGGTATTTTCTTTTACCAAAATTCAAGCTGCTATAGCTGCAAAAAACTTTGATGGCGACTATGAAGGAATTCCAGTATTAAAATACGATGCCGTGTTACATGGCGAAGTGAAGAAACCAGGTTTGGGACCTCTTCATACTGAATTCGATGCGGATGGAAATGCCTATACGTCTTTCTTTGTTTCGTCAGAGGTTGTAAAATGGAAGTTGAGTGACTTGTCTGTGGTTGATCGTGTTCCAACATATTACTCCGTTGGTCACTTGTGTGTTCCTGGTGGACCAACCAAAAAGCCATGGGGCAAATATATGATAGCGTATAACAAAATAACTAAAGACCGCTACTTGCCTACAGGTCCCGAGTTAGCACAAAGTGCACAGTTATACGATATTAGCGGAGAAAAAATGAAACTCATTTTAGATTTTCCAACCATAGGTGAACCACACTATGCCGAAGCAATTCCTGCTGAGCTGTTATCAAAAAACTCAACCAAGATTTATAGGATTGAAGAAAATGCTCATCCATATGTTGCTAAAGGCGAAAAAGAAGCAAAGGTTGAGCGCAAAGGAAACGAAGTTCATGTTTATATGACATCAATCCGCTCGCACTTTGTACCTGATAATATAGAAGGAGTAAAAATGGGCGATGTGGTTTACTTCCATGTTACCAACCTTGAACAAGATTGGGATGTGCCGCATGGTTTTGCAGTTAAAGGTGCTAACAATGCAGAGTTGCTAATTATGCCTGGCGAAACACAAACATTAGCTTGGAGACCTGACAGAATAGGTGTTTTCCCAATGTATTGTACCGACTTCTGCTCGGCCTTGCATCAGGAAATGCAAGGTTACATAAGGGTAAGTCCGGCAGGAGCCAACATACCACTCACATTCAGCACAGGTAAAAAAGCTGCACCAGCTCCCGAAGCAGCTAAATAA
- a CDS encoding DUF1801 domain-containing protein, giving the protein MKQEGKTVNEILLNVPPDRIEPFNMLHKVIVKNLPKGFEPGISYGGLGYVIPHKLYPAGYHCKPAEPLPFAGIASQKGSINFYHMGIYVNRELLNWFVKEFPKHTRQKLDMGKSCIRFKKLDDIPYKLIGELMKKMSATEWIDLYEKNLLPQPKKK; this is encoded by the coding sequence ATGAAACAAGAAGGCAAAACAGTAAATGAAATCTTATTAAACGTACCTCCCGATCGTATTGAGCCATTTAATATGCTGCACAAGGTAATTGTAAAAAATCTTCCTAAGGGATTTGAGCCAGGCATTAGCTATGGTGGACTCGGCTATGTTATCCCACACAAACTATATCCTGCTGGTTACCATTGTAAACCTGCAGAGCCATTGCCTTTTGCAGGTATAGCATCTCAAAAAGGATCTATCAATTTTTATCACATGGGGATATATGTCAATCGTGAATTACTAAATTGGTTTGTAAAAGAATTTCCAAAACACACCAGGCAAAAACTGGACATGGGCAAGAGCTGCATACGATTTAAAAAGTTGGACGATATACCATACAAACTGATTGGCGAATTAATGAAAAAGATGAGTGCCACAGAGTGGATTGATCTTTATGAAAAAAATCTTTTGCCCCAACCAAAGAAGAAGTAA